A DNA window from Iodobacter ciconiae contains the following coding sequences:
- a CDS encoding M48 family metalloprotease, producing MKLRSIALTSLFTCLLAPAAFAFDLGGLLKAGEQAFQAATLSDADVKSLANQACVQSDSESKIAPAKNKYNKRMDAIAKRLGSEINGQPVNYKVYLTSEVNAWAMANGCIRVYSGLMDLMTDDEVISVLGHEMGHVALGHSKKAMQTAYAVAAARTAAGSSGNATVAQLNGSDLGAFTESLINAQFSQSQESDADNFSFDVLTQKKLNREALASAFQKLEKLGGGEHSMLSSHPASADRAKNIQNRISSGK from the coding sequence ATGAAATTACGCTCTATCGCCCTCACCAGCCTTTTTACCTGTTTATTAGCACCAGCTGCCTTTGCATTTGATCTTGGGGGCCTGCTCAAAGCGGGCGAGCAAGCATTTCAAGCCGCTACACTGTCGGATGCAGATGTCAAATCACTGGCCAATCAGGCCTGTGTACAAAGCGATTCGGAATCAAAAATTGCTCCCGCTAAAAATAAATACAACAAACGGATGGATGCCATTGCAAAAAGACTGGGTAGCGAAATCAATGGCCAGCCTGTTAACTACAAAGTGTATCTGACCAGCGAAGTCAATGCATGGGCCATGGCAAACGGCTGTATCCGCGTATACAGCGGCCTGATGGATCTGATGACAGACGATGAAGTTATCAGCGTATTAGGCCACGAAATGGGCCACGTAGCGCTGGGGCACTCCAAAAAAGCCATGCAAACTGCCTACGCTGTTGCTGCTGCCCGCACCGCAGCAGGCTCGTCTGGCAATGCTACCGTGGCCCAGCTCAATGGCTCTGATTTAGGTGCATTTACCGAAAGCCTGATCAATGCCCAATTCTCGCAATCGCAAGAATCGGATGCGGATAATTTCTCTTTTGATGTGCTAACTCAGAAAAAATTGAACCGTGAAGCATTAGCTAGTGCTTTTCAGAAACTGGAAAAACTGGGGGGCGGCGAGCACAGTATGCTGAGCTCGCACCCGGCATCTGCTGATCGTGCTAAAAACATTCAAAACCGTATTAGTAGCGGCAAATAA